A genomic region of Christiangramia sp. OXR-203 contains the following coding sequences:
- a CDS encoding NifU family protein, with amino-acid sequence MKDFNINIVPTTTASIIKFEADRFLTRHENFEFKNIDEAKRSPLAQQLFYLPFVKTVYIAQNFIAIEKYDIVEWSDVQQEVADQIEEYLNKGGEVIKEEKTTTGKVPVTVYAESTPNPAVMKFVANKKLVLKSVEFKNIDDAKNAPLVQRLFHFPFVKEVFIDENYVSVHKYEVAEWEEITMELREFIRNYIEEGNEVLTAETIQTQETEKVQEENDDAAYKELDDTSQQIIAILDEYIKPAVASDGGNILFDSYNEETKTVKVILQGACSGCPSSTMTLKSGIETMLRDMLRDKVQYVEAING; translated from the coding sequence ATGAAAGATTTTAATATCAACATAGTCCCTACAACCACGGCTTCAATTATAAAATTTGAAGCTGACAGGTTTCTGACACGTCATGAAAATTTCGAATTCAAGAATATAGACGAAGCCAAGCGTTCACCGCTTGCCCAGCAATTATTCTATCTGCCATTTGTTAAAACGGTTTATATCGCACAAAATTTCATCGCTATCGAGAAATATGATATTGTGGAATGGAGCGATGTGCAACAGGAAGTAGCAGATCAAATCGAAGAATACCTGAACAAAGGTGGCGAAGTGATAAAGGAAGAGAAGACCACCACCGGTAAAGTGCCAGTGACAGTCTATGCTGAAAGCACTCCAAACCCGGCGGTAATGAAATTTGTAGCGAACAAAAAACTCGTTTTGAAGTCGGTTGAATTTAAGAACATCGATGATGCGAAGAATGCACCATTGGTTCAGAGATTGTTCCATTTCCCTTTTGTCAAAGAGGTCTTCATTGATGAGAACTATGTTTCAGTTCATAAATATGAGGTTGCCGAATGGGAAGAGATTACCATGGAACTTCGTGAATTCATTAGAAATTATATCGAGGAAGGAAATGAAGTGCTCACCGCCGAGACTATTCAAACTCAGGAAACTGAAAAGGTTCAGGAGGAAAATGATGATGCAGCCTATAAGGAACTTGACGACACGAGCCAGCAGATTATTGCGATCCTTGATGAGTATATCAAACCTGCAGTGGCCAGTGATGGGGGAAATATTCTTTTTGACAGTTACAATGAAGAAACCAAGACCGTAAAAGTGATCTTACAGGGTGCGTGTAGTGGATGTCCTTCTTCTACGATGACATTGAAAAGCGGAATCGAAACGATGCTTAGAGATATGCTTCGTGATAAAGTACAATATGTAGAGGCTATCAATGGCTAA
- a CDS encoding inorganic phosphate transporter, with translation MEDIYIVMLVALFALAITDLVVGVSNDAVNFLNSAIGSKAVSMRTIMIIASIGVAVGAIFSSGLMEVARKGIFMPGEFYFEEIMIIFMAVMITDVLLLDFFNSLGLPTSTTVSIVFELLGAAVCMAVIKIYTQDNGDLGLLQNYINSSKATEIIIGILLAVVIAFIVGAFVQYISRLIFSFQFEKKIKYAGAAFGGFSLTSILYFIVIKGLKSVSFISAETLTYINENTWFIVLIGFVAFTLISQFLMSVLKLNILRIIIIIGTFALALAFAGNDLVNFIGVPIAAWQSFDLWQSAYNATGAMPSEFLMTGLSGKVNTPELLLVCAGAVMVITLWFSSKAKTVVDTGINLSRQGDSVERFEPNWLSRGIVRYSVIIGGAVSSVLPGGLKNSIENKFNKPASHKQSKRVDAPAFDMVRASVNLVVASVLISIGTNMKLPLSTTYVTFMVAMGTSLADRAWDRESAVYRVAGVLNVIGGWFVTAIVAFTAAAIFASIIFYGGTIALVVLIIAALVVVVRSSILHSKEMKKEKDQKKFNKSDIITINEITAETSENISKVIAGIDKVYSKSVDHLGYYDLSKLKKNYKRIEKLEVEVDELKDNIFYFIKSLDDNSVEASKFYILTLDYLQDMVQSISFIARNSYNHVHNNHKNLKFNQIRDLKKVDDRLQVLFDELMLTFNHNEFDKIDSLLNEKQELLDYVSDLIQKQIERIRTSESSPRNTKLYFGILLETKDLIGSTMNLLQLFQEFYQEARKTNY, from the coding sequence ATGGAGGACATTTACATTGTGATGCTTGTGGCGCTATTCGCCCTTGCTATTACAGATCTTGTAGTTGGAGTAAGTAACGACGCCGTGAACTTCTTGAATTCAGCTATAGGATCCAAAGCGGTCTCTATGCGAACGATCATGATCATCGCCAGCATTGGAGTAGCCGTGGGAGCTATATTTTCCAGCGGACTCATGGAGGTTGCCCGAAAAGGGATTTTCATGCCGGGTGAATTCTACTTCGAAGAGATCATGATCATCTTCATGGCCGTAATGATCACCGATGTGTTATTGCTGGACTTTTTTAATTCACTTGGATTACCTACTTCAACCACTGTTTCCATTGTTTTCGAACTTCTTGGGGCTGCCGTATGTATGGCTGTCATTAAGATCTATACGCAGGATAATGGAGATCTTGGTTTACTGCAGAATTATATTAATTCATCAAAAGCAACCGAGATCATTATTGGGATCTTACTCGCCGTGGTCATCGCATTCATAGTTGGAGCATTTGTGCAATATATATCCCGACTTATATTTTCATTCCAATTCGAGAAAAAGATAAAATATGCGGGTGCCGCCTTTGGTGGTTTCTCCCTTACTTCTATACTTTACTTTATCGTAATTAAAGGTTTGAAAAGTGTTTCTTTTATCTCAGCGGAAACACTTACATATATTAATGAGAACACTTGGTTTATTGTATTAATAGGTTTTGTAGCATTTACGCTTATCTCACAGTTTTTGATGAGTGTGCTCAAACTGAATATTCTAAGGATCATTATTATTATTGGAACTTTTGCACTGGCACTTGCATTTGCAGGAAATGATCTTGTCAATTTTATTGGGGTCCCTATTGCCGCCTGGCAGTCTTTTGATCTATGGCAGTCCGCTTACAACGCAACCGGGGCAATGCCATCAGAATTTTTAATGACCGGTCTTTCAGGAAAGGTCAATACTCCCGAACTCCTGTTAGTTTGTGCCGGAGCAGTTATGGTAATCACACTCTGGTTTTCCAGTAAAGCAAAAACTGTGGTCGATACCGGGATCAATCTTTCCAGACAGGGCGATTCCGTAGAAAGATTTGAACCAAACTGGCTTTCAAGAGGGATCGTACGATACTCTGTGATCATTGGCGGTGCGGTGAGTTCAGTTTTACCGGGTGGATTAAAGAATAGTATCGAAAATAAATTCAATAAACCTGCCTCTCATAAGCAAAGTAAGAGGGTTGACGCCCCGGCATTTGATATGGTTCGAGCTTCAGTAAACCTGGTTGTAGCCAGTGTGCTTATTTCTATTGGAACTAATATGAAGTTGCCGCTTTCAACTACCTATGTGACTTTTATGGTCGCAATGGGAACATCGCTCGCAGATAGAGCCTGGGATCGCGAAAGTGCTGTATATCGAGTTGCAGGCGTGCTGAATGTAATTGGAGGTTGGTTCGTAACTGCGATCGTAGCATTCACGGCCGCTGCAATTTTCGCATCTATTATCTTTTACGGTGGAACCATAGCCCTGGTTGTACTTATTATCGCAGCACTGGTAGTGGTCGTAAGAAGTAGTATTCTTCATTCAAAAGAAATGAAGAAAGAGAAGGATCAAAAGAAATTCAATAAGAGCGATATCATTACGATCAATGAGATCACTGCGGAAACTTCAGAAAATATTTCCAAAGTAATTGCAGGTATAGACAAGGTGTATTCGAAAAGTGTCGATCATCTAGGGTATTATGATCTAAGTAAACTGAAGAAAAACTACAAGCGTATTGAAAAGCTGGAGGTTGAGGTTGATGAACTTAAAGACAATATTTTTTATTTTATTAAATCCCTTGATGATAACTCTGTTGAGGCCAGTAAGTTTTATATTCTTACCCTGGATTACCTTCAGGATATGGTGCAGTCGATAAGTTTTATCGCCAGAAATAGCTACAACCACGTGCATAACAATCATAAGAACCTGAAGTTTAACCAGATTCGGGATCTCAAAAAGGTAGATGATCGTTTGCAGGTTCTTTTTGATGAGCTAATGCTGACCTTTAATCACAACGAGTTCGACAAGATCGATAGCCTGCTGAATGAGAAACAGGAATTGCTGGACTATGTTAGTGATCTTATTCAGAAACAAATCGAAAGAATTAGAACTTCTGAATCGAGTCCCAGGAATACAAAGCTTTACTTCGGAATATTACTGGAAACCAAGGATCTAATTGGTTCTACTATGAATCTGCTACAACTCTTTCAGGAGTTTTACCAGGAAGCAAGAAAGACCAATTATTAA